One Rubinisphaera margarita DNA window includes the following coding sequences:
- a CDS encoding S1C family serine protease, giving the protein MSGEEYRQPPANGSRNEKPSALQVNGWLVLALLICGGAFAMREIYRGPLPLFSPDAESRPVTPRGDLAEDEKTTIEIFNEASRSVVHVMTADVAMNRSTLAIMESPKGSGTGFIWDDRGYIITNYHVVHEASRFRVTMADNTSHTAVLVGADPSQDIAVMRIDPRRLRLAPLKLGKSSDLQVGQKVFAIGSPFGLDQTLTVGVISGLGREIQALNGRMIRDVIQTDAAINPGNSGGPLLDSAGLLIGINTAIYSPTGTSAGIGFAVPADILNRIVPQLIRDGKVVRAGLGIYIYDDSTVRRRLEREGVLIRGVAPGSVAEQAGLQGTRYDENGDLVLGDLIVRIDETPIASQNDLFDLLDQHEIGETVEVEIVRDGKSLTREVELQLIQ; this is encoded by the coding sequence ATGTCAGGGGAAGAATACAGACAACCGCCAGCAAACGGCTCGCGGAATGAAAAGCCGTCCGCGCTGCAGGTGAATGGCTGGCTTGTTCTGGCGCTGCTGATCTGTGGTGGGGCGTTCGCCATGCGCGAAATCTATCGCGGTCCGCTGCCACTCTTCAGTCCCGACGCGGAGTCACGCCCAGTCACGCCTCGCGGGGATCTCGCGGAAGATGAGAAGACGACGATCGAGATCTTCAATGAGGCCTCGCGGTCGGTCGTGCATGTGATGACCGCTGATGTGGCCATGAATCGCAGCACATTGGCGATTATGGAATCTCCCAAAGGCTCCGGCACCGGTTTCATCTGGGACGATCGGGGTTACATCATCACGAATTATCATGTCGTGCATGAAGCGTCGCGGTTTCGCGTGACCATGGCTGATAATACGTCGCATACCGCGGTGCTGGTCGGGGCGGATCCTTCCCAGGACATCGCCGTGATGCGCATCGACCCGCGACGTCTTCGCCTGGCCCCTTTGAAGCTGGGGAAGTCGTCCGATCTTCAGGTCGGGCAGAAAGTTTTCGCGATCGGAAGCCCGTTCGGACTCGATCAGACGCTCACAGTGGGGGTGATCAGCGGATTGGGCCGGGAGATTCAGGCACTCAATGGCCGGATGATCCGGGACGTGATTCAGACCGACGCCGCGATTAATCCGGGGAACTCTGGCGGACCTCTGCTCGACAGCGCCGGGCTACTGATCGGCATCAACACAGCAATCTACAGTCCGACGGGAACGTCTGCGGGAATTGGCTTCGCGGTTCCGGCGGACATTCTCAATCGCATCGTTCCCCAGCTGATTCGGGATGGCAAAGTTGTCCGGGCGGGGCTGGGGATCTATATCTACGATGATTCCACCGTTCGCCGACGCCTCGAACGGGAAGGGGTTCTCATTCGTGGCGTGGCGCCCGGCAGTGTGGCCGAGCAAGCCGGGCTGCAGGGAACACGATACGATGAGAATGGAGATCTTGTGCTGGGAGACTTGATCGTGCGGATCGATGAAACGCCAATCGCCTCTCAGAACGACCTGTTTGATCTGCTTGATCAGCACGAGATCGGTGAGACCGTCGAAGTTGAGATCGTCCGTGACGGAAAGTCGTTGACCCGAGAGGTCGAACTTCAGCTGATTCAATAA
- a CDS encoding DUF1559 domain-containing protein, whose amino-acid sequence MILKTRRGFTLIELLVVIAIIAILVALLLPAVQQAREAARRSSCKNNLKQIGLALHNYHETYRVFPPGYIHRVGAVGQENKWGWATHLLPFVEQGTLYDAMEVSNGNNDLDDFDGPSGLAGTSIISTYRCPSDPAPDMNNRRGNRSTSNYVANYMADNGDVNTALTPTQPDSPTSHTDRDGMFAANTKTKMRDITDGTSNTIGIGERAWELNINNGKARCDAGVWAGVNAGNANGNHNFNSTSNRAKGSAVMAVTATGINKVDTFGATQTTENVCAIGYNSMHSGGAQFLLMDGSVRFLSENLDHKPDASNTIDSTFERLAHRSDGQVVGEF is encoded by the coding sequence ATGATTCTCAAGACAAGGCGAGGGTTCACGCTGATTGAACTTCTTGTCGTGATCGCAATTATTGCGATCCTAGTTGCCCTGCTCCTCCCAGCGGTCCAGCAGGCTCGGGAAGCCGCCAGAAGGAGCTCCTGCAAGAACAATCTGAAGCAGATCGGCCTGGCTCTGCACAACTATCACGAGACCTATCGTGTCTTCCCGCCGGGGTACATCCACCGGGTTGGAGCAGTGGGGCAGGAGAACAAATGGGGCTGGGCAACACACCTGCTTCCCTTCGTTGAACAGGGCACGTTGTATGACGCCATGGAGGTTTCCAACGGCAATAACGACCTCGATGACTTCGACGGCCCCTCCGGGCTGGCCGGGACCAGCATTATCAGCACGTATCGGTGCCCTTCAGATCCCGCTCCCGATATGAACAACCGCCGGGGCAACCGTTCCACGTCCAACTATGTCGCCAACTACATGGCTGACAATGGAGACGTCAACACGGCACTCACGCCGACACAGCCTGATTCGCCAACCTCTCACACCGACCGCGACGGCATGTTCGCCGCCAACACAAAAACGAAAATGCGCGACATCACCGATGGCACCTCGAATACCATCGGGATTGGCGAGCGGGCCTGGGAACTGAACATCAACAACGGCAAGGCCCGTTGTGATGCCGGCGTCTGGGCCGGAGTGAATGCCGGCAACGCCAACGGCAACCACAACTTCAATTCGACTTCGAACCGCGCCAAGGGATCCGCCGTCATGGCCGTGACCGCAACCGGGATCAACAAGGTGGATACCTTCGGTGCCACTCAGACCACGGAAAACGTCTGCGCCATCGGCTACAACAGCATGCATTCAGGGGGAGCTCAATTCCTTCTGATGGACGGCTCCGTTCGTTTCCTTTCGGAGAACCTGGACCACAAACCAGACGCCAGCAACACCATCGACAGCACCTTCGAGCGGCTGGCTCATCGGTCGGATGGACAGGTCGTCGGGGAGTTCTGA
- a CDS encoding DUF1559 domain-containing protein: MRLSKRPRGHRPAFTLIELLVVIAIIAVLVALLLPAVQQAREAARRSSCKNNLKQIGLALHNYHDTHGVFPPGYVLGRGPGTPPANAPLVDQGKWAWGAHILPFVEKGSLYDALEIADARTDVDDFAGANQLLRTSSVETYRCPSDTAPDLNTSRASRTLSNYVGMYGPDDGDIGPTGTMVTPRAPDAFSDRGGIFRANSRTQMRDVTDGTSNTIAIGERAWELHNPEFGNKARCRAAIWAASNGNRMNVDQNDAEAAAVLGTTGGGINVVDVFGDGANTAIQSQDQNQCAIAFSSRHSGGAQFLFLDGSVHFLSENIHNLPDTTNTVDSTFERLSHRSDGQVVGDF; encoded by the coding sequence ATGAGACTATCCAAGCGGCCCCGCGGGCACCGCCCTGCGTTCACCCTGATTGAACTGCTGGTCGTCATTGCGATCATCGCAGTCCTGGTCGCGCTGCTGCTCCCTGCGGTTCAGCAGGCGCGCGAGGCGGCTCGGCGGAGTTCGTGCAAGAACAACCTCAAGCAGATCGGCCTGGCGCTTCACAACTATCACGACACGCACGGCGTCTTTCCTCCTGGTTACGTTCTGGGGCGTGGTCCCGGCACTCCGCCGGCGAATGCGCCGCTCGTCGATCAGGGGAAGTGGGCCTGGGGAGCTCATATTCTGCCCTTCGTCGAGAAGGGCTCGCTGTACGACGCTCTCGAAATTGCGGACGCACGGACTGACGTCGATGATTTCGCTGGCGCCAATCAGTTACTCAGAACGTCTTCTGTCGAGACGTACCGCTGCCCGTCGGATACGGCTCCGGACCTGAATACATCACGGGCCAGCCGTACGCTTTCTAATTACGTCGGTATGTATGGTCCGGACGATGGCGATATCGGTCCGACGGGAACGATGGTGACGCCCCGAGCGCCGGATGCATTCAGTGACCGGGGTGGCATCTTTCGCGCCAACAGCAGAACACAGATGCGGGATGTGACGGATGGGACCTCCAACACCATCGCGATCGGCGAGCGGGCCTGGGAATTGCATAATCCAGAGTTCGGGAACAAAGCTCGTTGTCGCGCAGCGATCTGGGCGGCTTCGAACGGGAACAGGATGAACGTCGATCAGAACGACGCCGAGGCGGCTGCGGTTCTGGGAACAACTGGCGGCGGAATCAACGTTGTCGATGTTTTCGGCGACGGAGCGAACACCGCGATTCAGTCACAGGACCAGAATCAGTGTGCCATCGCTTTCAGCAGTCGGCATTCCGGCGGAGCCCAGTTCCTGTTCCTCGATGGCTCGGTTCACTTCCTGAGCGAGAACATTCACAACCTGCCCGACACCACGAACACCGTCGACAGTACCTTCGAACGTCTGTCCCATCGGTCGGATGGTCAGGTTGTCGGAGACTTCTAG